CTACCAATAAAggatatgtgtgtatgatagaAGTTCAtgactgtgtctgtctctggcTTTCAAGACAGTTGCGTCGGGTACATTACGTATTGCATCAGGCTGAATCTTACATCCAAGAACTACAACCAGATCTCGAAGAGTAATAACTTCTATCCGAATCCTTGTATATTTCTTTAAGCCTGTGTTGCTACAAGGCAAGTTATAGGAATATCGGTGAGAAGCCGTGATGAGCACACTAGTGGCCACAACACTCACACTGAATTGCTATTGAAACCCAAATCCCTTTcacaaacaaaattatttatatatatatatatatatatatatatatatatatatatatatatatatatatatatatatattacacacacaacccctggcaaaaagtatggaatcacccctctcagaagatgttcattcaaatgtttaattgtgtagaaaaaaaaacaagcacatatactgtatgccacaaaacaattttcacacaacaatacaaacttctggctgtataaaacacttaaaaaataaaacaaagtaagataactatagtcaattacaactgtttttacagatcaaacagaggaaaatatggaaatatggaatctcacaaatctgaggaaaattatatggaatcaccaaataaaaatactactagTACTTTGTTGCACCACCTCTGGCTTTTATAACAGCTCTGAGGCATGAATTCTCTGAGGCATGGATTTAACATGACAAACAGTAAACTTCATCAATATATATAcatcaatatattttttcagtgttttatacagccagaagtttgtattgttgagtgaaaattgttttgtggcatatatgtgcttgtgtttttttttctacacaattaaacatttgaatgaacatctgaaaggggtgattccatactttttgccaggggttgtatatacacagtactgtgcaaaagttttaggcaggtgtgaaaaaatgctgtaaacaaagaatgctttcagaaatataaataatgagtatttatgtcaatttacaaaatgcaaagtgagcaaacaaaagaaaaatctaaatcaaatcaatatttggtgtcactaccttttgccttcaaatcagcgtgaagtgatggcacgacccccacagagccctgatctcaacatcatccagtgtgtctgggattacataaagagacagaaagatgtgAGAGAGCCTACATCCACaaaagatctgtggttagttctacaagatgtttggaacaacctaccagctgAGTTCCTTCCAAAACTGtttgcaagtgtacctagaagaattgctgctgttttgaaggcaaagggtgttcacaccaaatattgatttgatttagttttctctaaatgtttaataaatgttaataaatgtttaacacttacatttttgaaagcattctttgttaacagtattttttcacacctgcctaaaacctttgcacagtactgtatataaaatgttaagAAACAATGCTTTAATTTCTGCCTCTTAGATAAAACCAGTAAAAAGAGCTGAGTCAGGAGAATGACGCATCATTTAGAAGAGTCAGACACAATAATCCATTATATTTGGGCTCATCACATTTGCTGGAGGTCTTGGCATTGGCTATCAGTCTGGCATGATGCTTGTGTTGTGGTGCTTTCTGGGatggtggatgtgtgtgtgtgtgtgtttcagccagCACAGAAGGGGGAGGGGGAGTATTGCCATTATACTTTAATCCCACATCACATTTTCTAGAAAACCTGAATAAAGGCCTAGATTTACTGACTCAAATTTTGGATCTCATTGTCATGACAAAGTGATTATTGAATGCTCCCTAACCACCTAATCCTAAATCTGGCGGGGGGCATTAGGTGGTTGGGGTCAGTATTTAAACAGCAGCACTAGCGAGTCTGTGCTCAATCAGGACTTGATATACGTTCCTCAATCAAGCTTAACTCCAGGATCCATAATGGGGAAGGTGAGTGAGTGCACATGTGCAAAGTATTATGTGCTTCAACCGATGCTTTTGACCTTATTGAGGAAAAATCTTTGCTCTGGTTATGCATTTGTTATGAATTACTACAAAACACTTTGTATAActaaaaacatgtatttttatatgagaTAGAGTTGACATATATTTGAAGTGCAAACTGTAAAAATGTGCTATTCTGTTGCACTAGAAACTTTATGATAATCAGCCTTTTGCTTTTGGCATGAATCAAACCAATAAACTCACTGTAGTGATTCTTTATCTTCACGTATACATGCGGATGATGTATTTAGATGTAGAATACACAGCATCTGAACTgatcaatattaaaaaaagtgattttaacATCCGTCCATTTACCTTTCTAGATTATTTTCTACGAGAATAAAAACTTCCAGGGCCGCCGCTATGAGTGCGACAGTGACTGCTCAGACTTCCACGTCTATCTGAGCTGCTGTAACTCCATACAGGTGGAGAGTGGCATCTGGGTGGTCTATGAGCGCCCCAATTTTACAGGCTACCAGTATGTAATAAAACGTGGTGAATATCCCGAATTCGTTCGCTGGATGGGTCTCAATGATCGGCTCAGCTCATGCAAGATGATCAACCTAGTAAGTCAAACCACTGCATTAAAACATTACAATGACAAAAACATAACATTGATCTGTATACAGTttgtctgctttatttatgtatgaaaCTGCAAACCCTCCCCCCCCCAAGCAACTCATTCTAGACTCACATGATGTTTGAATTTTATctaccataaaataaaatatcccaGAATATGTAGTAAAATATCTCATCACCTTCTGTCCTCTACCTtcccatttacatttacctttcctttccttccccaAACCCAATCACTTCTATCCGTTTTAATCCCTCGATTTCCATTCCAGCCAACTGGGACACAGTACAAGGTGAAGGTCTTTGACAAGGCAGACTTCGCAGGTCAGTCATTTGAGGCCACCGAGGACTGCCCCTCCATTCTGGAGCGCTACCACTTGAGAGAGGTGCACTCCTGTAAGGTCCTGAATGGCTACTGGGTGTTCTATGAGTATCCCAATTACCATGGCAGGCAGTACATCCTGGAAAAGGGTGAATATCGCAAGCCTGTTGACTGGGGTGCAGTCTGTCCCACCGTGCAGTCCTTATGCCGCCTGACTGAATAACCAAACAAGGATGCACTGATGCCCCTTGCCCCATGATTATACCTCTTTGGTTGTGAATTACACTGAGGTCCTACATGAAATAAAGTTTAGCTGGTGATAGCTTGGAAGAGTCTGTCTGATTATTTACAATGTTTGAATTACTGCACATGATTATGGCCCAAGACGGTGTTCATAGCTAGGTTTAGCCACAAGCTGAAGGTGGTAGAATTCTATGTTTCCAGAAGTGTCTTGACTGGGTGGTCT
The genomic region above belongs to Tachysurus vachellii isolate PV-2020 chromosome 8, HZAU_Pvac_v1, whole genome shotgun sequence and contains:
- the crygs2 gene encoding LOW QUALITY PROTEIN: crystallin, gamma S2 (The sequence of the model RefSeq protein was modified relative to this genomic sequence to represent the inferred CDS: substituted 1 base at 1 genomic stop codon), whose translation is MGKKVILTSVHLPFXIIFYENKNFQGRRYECDSDCSDFHVYLSCCNSIQVESGIWVVYERPNFTGYQYVIKRGEYPEFVRWMGLNDRLSSCKMINLPTGTQYKVKVFDKADFAGQSFEATEDCPSILERYHLREVHSCKVLNGYWVFYEYPNYHGRQYILEKGEYRKPVDWGAVCPTVQSLCRLTE